In Quercus lobata isolate SW786 chromosome 12, ValleyOak3.0 Primary Assembly, whole genome shotgun sequence, a genomic segment contains:
- the LOC115971286 gene encoding tubulin beta chain-like translates to MREILHIQAGQCGNQIGGKFWEVMCDEHGIDATGRYVGDSHLQIERVNVYYNEASGGRYVPRAVLMDLEPGTMDSLRTGPYGRLFRPDNFVFGQNGAGNNWAKGHYTEGAELIDSVLDVVRKEAENCDCLQGFQICHSLGGGTGSGMGTLLISKIREEYPDRMMLTFSVFPSPKVSDTVVEPYNATLSVHQLVENADECMVLDNEALYDICFRTLKLTNPSFGDLNHLISTTMSGVTCCLRFPGQLNSDLRKLAVNLIPFPRLHFFMVGFAPLTARGSQQYRALTIPELTQQMWDAKNMMCAADPRHGRYLTASAMFRGKMSTKEVDEQMINVQNKNSSYFVEWIPNNVKSSVCDIPPTGLSMSSTFMGNSTSIQEMFRRVSEQFTVMFRRKAFLHWYTGEGMDEMEFTEAESNMNDLVSEYQQYQDAAAAEEEGEEEYDEEGVEN, encoded by the exons atgagagaaattctGCACATACAAGCTGGGCAATGTGGCAACCAAATTGGTGGCAAATTCTGGGAGGTTATGTGTGATGAACATGGCATTGATGCCACAGGAAGATATGTTGGTGATTCCCACCTTCAAATTGAAAGAGTGAATGTTTACTACAACGAAGCAAGTGGTGGTCGCTATGTACCTAGAGCTGTGTTAATGGACCTTGAGCCAGGGACCATGGATAGCTTGCGTACTGGTCCATATGGGAGATTATTTAGGCctgataattttgtttttggtcaaaatGGGGCTGGAAATAATTGGGCTAAAGGGCATTATACTGAGGGAGCTGAATTGATCGATTCTGTTCTTGATGTTGTTCGTAAAGAGGCTGAGAATTGTGATTGCTTACAAG GTTTCCAGATTTGCCATTCACTGGGTGGTGGGACCGGGTCTGGGATGGGGACACTACTGATATCAAAGATCAGGGAAGAATACCCTGATAGGATGATGTTAACTTTTTCAGTGTTCCCTTCCCCTAAGGTTTCTGACACTGTAGTTGAGCCTTACAATGCCACCCTCTCTGTGCACCAGCTAGTTGAAAATGCTGATGAGTGCATGGTACTTGACAATGAAGCGCTTTATGATATTTGTTTCCGAACCCTCAAGCTCACAAATCCAAGCT TTGGTGATCTCAACCATTTGATTTCAACAACCATGAGTGGAGTAACATGTTGCCTCCGCTTCCCTGGCCAACTCAACTCTGATCTACGCAAACTGGCCGTGAATTTGATCCCCTTCCCACGTCTCCACTTCTTTATGGTTGGTTTTGCACCCTTAACCGCCCGTGGCTCCCAACAATACCGTGCACTAACCATCCCTGAGCTTACTCAGCAAATGTGGGATGCCAAAAACATGATGTGTGCCGCTGATCCACGCCACGGAAGGTACCTAACTGCCTCAGCTATGTTCCGCGGCAAAATGAGCACTAAGGAAGTTGATGAACAAATGATAAATGTACAAAACAAGAACTCCTCCTACTTTGTTGAGTGGATTCCTAATAATGTTAAATCAAGTGTTTGTGACATTCCACCAACTGGGTTATCAATGTCTTCCACATTCATGGGGAATTCCACATCCATTCAAGAAATGTTTAGGCGTGTTTCTGAGCAATTCACGGTCATGTTTAGGAGAAAGGCATTTTTGCATTGGTACACTGGGGAAGGAATGGATGAGATGGAATTCACAGAGGCTGAAAGTAATATGAATGATTTGGTGTCGGAATATCAGCAATACCAAGATGCAGCTGCTGCGGAGGAGGAGGGTGAAGAGGAGTATGATGAAGAGGGAGTGGAGAATTAA
- the LOC115971188 gene encoding serine/threonine-protein kinase BSK7-like isoform X2 has product MGCGCSKFKFSVCCLRSGHDGPMVETHSIENEEKSEVGDLPTFDEYTIDQLKNATSGFAVENIVSEHGEKAPNVVYKGKLESQMRIAVKRFNRSAWPDARQFLEEARAVGQLRNHRLVNLLGCCCDGDERLLVAEYMPNDTLAKHLFHWEAQPMKWVMRLRVALHLAQALEYCTSKGRALYHDLNAYRVVFDDDGNPRLSCFGLMKNSRDGKSYSTNLAFTPPEYLRTGRVTPESVMYSFGTLLLDLLSGKHIPPSHALDLIRDRNIQMLTDSCLEGQFSNDEGTELVRLASRCLQYEPRERPNPKSLVAALIPLQKDVEVPSHVLMGIAHGEALPLTPLVEACLRMDLTAIHEILEKIGYKDDEGAATELSFQMWTNQMQETLNSKKKGDVAFRHKDLRAAIECYTQFIDVGTMVSPTVFARRSLCFLMSDMPQEALNDAAQAQVITPIWHIAFYLQAAALFALGRENEAQVALKEGSVLENKRHAAS; this is encoded by the exons ATGGGCTGTGGGTGTTCCAAGTTCAAGTTCTCGGTGTGTTGTCTGCGTTCGGGACATGATGGACCAATGGTTGAGACCCACAGCATTG AAAATGAGGAGAAGAGTGAAGTTGGTGATTTGCCCACATTTGATGAATACACAATAGATCAACTTAAAAATGCTACATCTGGGTTTGCGGTGGAGAATATAGTTTCTGAGCATGGTGAAAAGGCTCCAAATGTAGTTTACAAAGGGAAGCTTGAAAGTCAAATGCGTATTGCTGTCAAACGATTCAATAGATCAGCTTGGCCTGATGCCCGGCAATTTTTG GAAGAAGCTAGGGCTGTTGGTCAGCTTCGGAACCATAGACTGGTAAATTTACTTGGTTGTTGCTGTGACGGTGATGAGAGGTTACTTGTTGCAGAATATATGCCTAATGATACATTAGCAAAGCACTTATTTCATT GGGAAGCACAACCTATGAAATGGGTGATGCGATTAAGGGTGGCTTTACATCTTGCACAAGCTTTAGAATATTGCACCAGCAAAGGACGAGCTCTGTATCATGATCTGAATGCTTATAGAGTTGTTTTTGATGAT GATGGCAACCCAAGACTTTCATGCTTTGGTTTGATGAAAAACAGTAGAG atgggaaaAGTTACAGTACCAACCTGGCATTTACTCCTCCTGAGTATTTAAGGACAG GAAGAGTTACACCTGAAAGTGTAATGTACAGCTTTGGCACCCTTTTGCTTGATCTTCTCAGTGGAAAACATATACCTCCAAGTCAT GCACTTGACCTAATACGAGACAGGAATATTCAGATGCTTACTGATTCTTGTTTGGAAGGCCAATTCTCAAATGACGAAGGGACAGAATTAGTACGTTTAGCTTCACGATGTTTACAGTATGAGCCCCGAGAGCGTCCAAATCCAAAGTCTTTAGTTGCTGCTTTGATTCCTCTTCAAAAGGACGTTGAG gTCCCTTCTCATGTATTGATGGGTATAGCACATGGTGAAGCTTTGCCTCTAACTCCACTTGTTGAGGCTTGCTTAAGAATGGATTTGACTGCCATACATGAGATCTTAGAAAAGATTGGATATAAAGACGATGAGGGTGCTGCAACTGAG CTCTCATTCCAAATGTGGACCAACCAGATGCAGGAAACATTGAACTCAAAGAAAAAGGGTGATGTTGCTTTCCGGCATAAAGATCTCAGAGCTGCAATTGAGTGCTACACCCAG TTCATTGATGTTGGAACCATGGTTTCCCCCACAGTTTTTGCACGCCGTAGCCTATGTTTTCTTATGAGCGATATGCCACAGGAAGCCCTTAATGATGCAGCACAAGCACAAGTAATAACCCCTATCTGGCATATTGCTTTCTATTTACAAGCTGCTGCTCTTTTTGCTCTGGGAAGGGAGAATGAAGCACAAGTAGCTCTCAAAGAGGGTTCTGTACTTGAAAATAAAAGGCATGCAGCTTCTTGA
- the LOC115971188 gene encoding serine/threonine-protein kinase BSK7-like isoform X1, with protein MGCGCSKFKFSVCCLRSGHDGPMVETHSIENEEKSEVGDLPTFDEYTIDQLKNATSGFAVENIVSEHGEKAPNVVYKGKLESQMRIAVKRFNRSAWPDARQFLEEARAVGQLRNHRLVNLLGCCCDGDERLLVAEYMPNDTLAKHLFHWEAQPMKWVMRLRVALHLAQALEYCTSKGRALYHDLNAYRVVFDDDGNPRLSCFGLMKNSRDGKSYSTNLAFTPPEYLRTGRVTPESVMYSFGTLLLDLLSGKHIPPSHALDLIRDRNIQMLTDSCLEGQFSNDEGTELVRLASRCLQYEPRERPNPKSLVAALIPLQKDVEVPSHVLMGIAHGEALPLTPLVEACLRMDLTAIHEILEKIGYKDDEGAATELSFQMWTNQMQETLNSKKKGDVAFRHKDLRAAIECYTQFIDVGTMVSPTVFARRSLCFLMSDMPQEALNDAAQAQVITPIWHIAFYLQAAALFALGRENEAQVALKEGSVLENKRHAAS; from the exons ATGGGCTGTGGGTGTTCCAAGTTCAAGTTCTCGGTGTGTTGTCTGCGTTCGGGACATGATGGACCAATGGTTGAGACCCACAGCATTG AAAATGAGGAGAAGAGTGAAGTTGGTGATTTGCCCACATTTGATGAATACACAATAGATCAACTTAAAAATGCTACATCTGGGTTTGCGGTGGAGAATATAGTTTCTGAGCATGGTGAAAAGGCTCCAAATGTAGTTTACAAAGGGAAGCTTGAAAGTCAAATGCGTATTGCTGTCAAACGATTCAATAGATCAGCTTGGCCTGATGCCCGGCAATTTTTG GAAGAAGCTAGGGCTGTTGGTCAGCTTCGGAACCATAGACTGGTAAATTTACTTGGTTGTTGCTGTGACGGTGATGAGAGGTTACTTGTTGCAGAATATATGCCTAATGATACATTAGCAAAGCACTTATTTCATT GGGAAGCACAACCTATGAAATGGGTGATGCGATTAAGGGTGGCTTTACATCTTGCACAAGCTTTAGAATATTGCACCAGCAAAGGACGAGCTCTGTATCATGATCTGAATGCTTATAGAGTTGTTTTTGATGAT GATGGCAACCCAAGACTTTCATGCTTTGGTTTGATGAAAAACAGTAGAGATGGGAAAAGTTACAGTACCAACCTGGCATTTACTCCTCCTGAGTATTTAAGGACAG GAAGAGTTACACCTGAAAGTGTAATGTACAGCTTTGGCACCCTTTTGCTTGATCTTCTCAGTGGAAAACATATACCTCCAAGTCAT GCACTTGACCTAATACGAGACAGGAATATTCAGATGCTTACTGATTCTTGTTTGGAAGGCCAATTCTCAAATGACGAAGGGACAGAATTAGTACGTTTAGCTTCACGATGTTTACAGTATGAGCCCCGAGAGCGTCCAAATCCAAAGTCTTTAGTTGCTGCTTTGATTCCTCTTCAAAAGGACGTTGAG gTCCCTTCTCATGTATTGATGGGTATAGCACATGGTGAAGCTTTGCCTCTAACTCCACTTGTTGAGGCTTGCTTAAGAATGGATTTGACTGCCATACATGAGATCTTAGAAAAGATTGGATATAAAGACGATGAGGGTGCTGCAACTGAG CTCTCATTCCAAATGTGGACCAACCAGATGCAGGAAACATTGAACTCAAAGAAAAAGGGTGATGTTGCTTTCCGGCATAAAGATCTCAGAGCTGCAATTGAGTGCTACACCCAG TTCATTGATGTTGGAACCATGGTTTCCCCCACAGTTTTTGCACGCCGTAGCCTATGTTTTCTTATGAGCGATATGCCACAGGAAGCCCTTAATGATGCAGCACAAGCACAAGTAATAACCCCTATCTGGCATATTGCTTTCTATTTACAAGCTGCTGCTCTTTTTGCTCTGGGAAGGGAGAATGAAGCACAAGTAGCTCTCAAAGAGGGTTCTGTACTTGAAAATAAAAGGCATGCAGCTTCTTGA
- the LOC115971188 gene encoding serine/threonine-protein kinase BSK7-like isoform X3, with amino-acid sequence MGCGCSKFKFSVCCLRSGHDGPMVETHSIENEEKSEVGDLPTFDEYTIDQLKNATSGFAVENIVSEHGEKAPNVVYKGKLESQMRIAVKRFNRSAWPDARQFLEEARAVGQLRNHRLVNLLGCCCDGDERLLVAEYMPNDTLAKHLFHWEAQPMKWVMRLRVALHLAQALEYCTSKGRALYHDLNAYRVVFDDDGNPRLSCFGLMKNSRDGKSYSTNLAFTPPEYLRTGRVTPESVMYSFGTLLLDLLSGKHIPPSHALDLIRDRNIQMLTDSCLEGQFSNDEGTELVRLASRCLQYEPRERPNPKSLVAALIPLQKDVEVPSHVLMGIAHGEALPLTPLVEACLRMDLTAIHEILEKIGYKDDEGAATEMQETLNSKKKGDVAFRHKDLRAAIECYTQFIDVGTMVSPTVFARRSLCFLMSDMPQEALNDAAQAQVITPIWHIAFYLQAAALFALGRENEAQVALKEGSVLENKRHAAS; translated from the exons ATGGGCTGTGGGTGTTCCAAGTTCAAGTTCTCGGTGTGTTGTCTGCGTTCGGGACATGATGGACCAATGGTTGAGACCCACAGCATTG AAAATGAGGAGAAGAGTGAAGTTGGTGATTTGCCCACATTTGATGAATACACAATAGATCAACTTAAAAATGCTACATCTGGGTTTGCGGTGGAGAATATAGTTTCTGAGCATGGTGAAAAGGCTCCAAATGTAGTTTACAAAGGGAAGCTTGAAAGTCAAATGCGTATTGCTGTCAAACGATTCAATAGATCAGCTTGGCCTGATGCCCGGCAATTTTTG GAAGAAGCTAGGGCTGTTGGTCAGCTTCGGAACCATAGACTGGTAAATTTACTTGGTTGTTGCTGTGACGGTGATGAGAGGTTACTTGTTGCAGAATATATGCCTAATGATACATTAGCAAAGCACTTATTTCATT GGGAAGCACAACCTATGAAATGGGTGATGCGATTAAGGGTGGCTTTACATCTTGCACAAGCTTTAGAATATTGCACCAGCAAAGGACGAGCTCTGTATCATGATCTGAATGCTTATAGAGTTGTTTTTGATGAT GATGGCAACCCAAGACTTTCATGCTTTGGTTTGATGAAAAACAGTAGAG atgggaaaAGTTACAGTACCAACCTGGCATTTACTCCTCCTGAGTATTTAAGGACAG GAAGAGTTACACCTGAAAGTGTAATGTACAGCTTTGGCACCCTTTTGCTTGATCTTCTCAGTGGAAAACATATACCTCCAAGTCAT GCACTTGACCTAATACGAGACAGGAATATTCAGATGCTTACTGATTCTTGTTTGGAAGGCCAATTCTCAAATGACGAAGGGACAGAATTAGTACGTTTAGCTTCACGATGTTTACAGTATGAGCCCCGAGAGCGTCCAAATCCAAAGTCTTTAGTTGCTGCTTTGATTCCTCTTCAAAAGGACGTTGAG gTCCCTTCTCATGTATTGATGGGTATAGCACATGGTGAAGCTTTGCCTCTAACTCCACTTGTTGAGGCTTGCTTAAGAATGGATTTGACTGCCATACATGAGATCTTAGAAAAGATTGGATATAAAGACGATGAGGGTGCTGCAACTGAG ATGCAGGAAACATTGAACTCAAAGAAAAAGGGTGATGTTGCTTTCCGGCATAAAGATCTCAGAGCTGCAATTGAGTGCTACACCCAG TTCATTGATGTTGGAACCATGGTTTCCCCCACAGTTTTTGCACGCCGTAGCCTATGTTTTCTTATGAGCGATATGCCACAGGAAGCCCTTAATGATGCAGCACAAGCACAAGTAATAACCCCTATCTGGCATATTGCTTTCTATTTACAAGCTGCTGCTCTTTTTGCTCTGGGAAGGGAGAATGAAGCACAAGTAGCTCTCAAAGAGGGTTCTGTACTTGAAAATAAAAGGCATGCAGCTTCTTGA